A region of Vitis vinifera cultivar Pinot Noir 40024 chromosome 13, ASM3070453v1 DNA encodes the following proteins:
- the LOC100260478 gene encoding protein NETWORKED 4B yields MEQSVKQMLKLIEEGGDSFEEKAEMYNRKRPELVAHVEEFYRMYQALAERCDHLTGELFKSNPSMLQAQVTPDQKLGVHRSSHQSVNMDSPLSSGSASSELSLKEGADSFSSSSSDSESESITSSINRYLGTPSNGDGKGLQTMLPSMKEKLQVTEDKDADCIPKVGTHASYEELLGKITEYSQKLEFSEEEIARLNCELKKNESATGTLQAQLESAWREIEMQEANLELEKRQVLELQKQTAELENRVSESDHKICMLEEELEETKKRLMGSEEENEKLKHELTNEISVVKHQLEDQRALAVMLETQLQDSIIKHMAFVSDHDREVESLNAALHNAQENFSLERAQLQSDISSLSKQVVLLETRLEEWRAKEMEMKGLHEAQETVLLGEIEQLKAELSERGDIVQALNKNLDALKVTYDMLMAEKDELSARVDTLIADVNSWDNQIQQLEDHLRQLRIERVELIAGTESARKLVDELSWRVKELEREVERQRVVISDRAEEKREAIRQLCFSLEHYRSGYQELRQAFIGHKRLPILAS; encoded by the coding sequence ATGGAACAGAGTGTTAAACAAATGCTGAAACTTATTGAAGAGGGTGGAGATTCTTTTGAAGAGAAAGCTGAAATGTATAATCGGAAAAGGCCAGAGTTGGTTGCTCATGTTGAGGAATTCTACCGCATGTATCAAGCACTAGCTGAGCGTTGTGACCATTTAACAGGAGAATTGTTTAAGAGTAATCCGTCCATGCTCCAAGCACAGGTAACCCCTGATCAAAAGCTGGGTGTGCACAGGTCTAGCCATCAATCTGTTAATATGGATTCACCTCTCAGCTCCGGGAGTGCTAGCTCTGAACTTTCTTTGAAGGAAGGTGCTGATTCATTTTCGTCATCATCATCAGACTCTGAGTCAGAATCTATCACCTCCTCCATTAACAGGTACTTGGGCACTCCTTCAAATGGTGATGGCAAGGGGCTTCAAACTATGCTCCCAAGCATGAAGGAGAAGCTCCAGGTAACTGAGGACAAGGATGCAGATTGTATCCCAAAGGTGGGAACTCATGCTAGTTATGAGGAATTGCTTGGGAAGATCACTGAGTACAGCCAAAAACTTGAGTTCTCAGAAGAAGAGATTGCCAGGTTGAATTGTGAGCTCAAAAAGAATGAATCTGCTACTGGGACTCTGCAAGCTCAGCTTGAATCAGCATGGAGAGAGATTGAGATGCAGGAGGCCAATCTTGAATTGGAGAAAAGACAAGTGCTAGAGCTGCAAAAACAGACAGCTGAACTAGAGAACCGTGTTTCAGAATCTGATCACAAAATTTGCATGTTGGAGGAAGAGTtagaagaaactaaaaaaagacTTATGGGATCAGAGGAAGAGAATGAAAAGTTGAAGCATGAACTTACAAATGAAATTTCTGTAGTCAAGCATCAATTGGAAGATCAGCGTGCATTGGCTGTCATGTTGGAAACCCAGCTGCAAGACAGTATTATAAAGCACATGGCCTTTGTATCAGACCATGATCGTGAAGTTGAATCTTTAAATGCTGCACTACATAATGCCCAAGAAAACTTCTCTCTCGAGAGGGCACAGCTCCAATCTGATATTTCTAGCTTGTCAAAACAAGTAGTCCTGTTAGAGACAAGACTCGAAGAATGGAGAGCTAAGGAAATGGAGATGAAAGGTCTGCATGAAGCTCAAGAGACTGTTTTGTTAGGTGAGATTGAACAGTTAAAGGCAGAACTCTCTGAGAGAGGTGACATTGTACAAGCCTTGAATAAAAATCTGGATGCACTTAAAGTCACATATGATATGCTCATGGCTGAGAAGGATGAGCTGAGTGCCAGGGTAGACACTCTCATTGCAGATGTGAATTCTTGGGACAATCAGATCCAACAGTTGGAGGATCATCTGCGCCAGTTACGCATTGAACGCGTGGAGCTGATTGCTGGAACTGAAAGCGCACGCAAATTAGTAGATGAATTAAGCTGGAGAGTAAAGGAGCTGGAGAGAGAGGTGGAGAGGCAGAGGGTTGTGATCTCAGATAGGGCTGAGGAGAAAAGGGAGGC
- the LOC100248430 gene encoding methylesterase 17, whose protein sequence is MRVTDMTSKQAPHFVLIHGIGGGAWCWYKLRCLMENSGYKVSCIELTSGGIDRSDASSVQSFDEYSKPLTDFFSELPENQKVILVGHSAGGLSVTQASHRFAKKIELAVYVAATMLRLGFMTDEDRMDGVPDLSDFGDVYEVEFGADQSPISAVIKKEFQRKIIYNMSPLEDSTLAAMLLRPGPLPAIRSAQFSETSDIDKVPRVYIKTMHDNVVKPAQQEAMIKRWPPSDVYVLESDHSPFFSTPFLLFGLLVKAAASVGCH, encoded by the exons ATGAGAGTTACCGACATGACCTCGAAGCAGGCGCCGCACTTCGTTCTCATCCACGGCATCGGCGGCGGAGCTTGGTGCTGGTACAAGCTCCGGTGCCTCATGGAGAATTCCGGCTACAAAGTCAGCTGCATCGAGCTCACCAGCGGCGGAATCGACCGCTCCGACGCTAGCTCCGTCCAATCCTTCGACGAATACAGCAAGCCTCTCACCGACTTCTTCTCGGAGCTGCCGGAGAATCAGAAG GTGATTCTGGTAGGCCACAGTGCCGGAGGGCTAAGCGTGACTCAGGCGAGTCACCGGTTCGCGAAGAAGATCGAACTCGCCGTGTACGTCGCAGCCACGATGCTGAGATTGGGATTCATGACCGATGAGGATCGCATGGAT GGAGTTCCCGACTTATCGGATTTTGGTGATGTTTATGAAGTAGAATTTGGAGCCGATCAGAGTCCGATTAGTGCCGTTATTAAGAAAGAATTTCAGCGGAAAATCATATACAATATGAGCCCTCTGGAG GATTCCACTTTGGCGGCAATGCTTCTGCGACCGGGTCCATTACCTGCAATACGCAGCGCCCAATTTTCAGAAACTAGTGATATAGACAAGGTGCCCCGGGTCTACATCAAGACGATGCATGACAACGTGGTGAAACCGGCGCAACAAGAGGCGATGATAAAGAGGTGGCCGCCTTCTGATGTGTACGTTTTGGAGAGCGACCATAGCCCCTTTTTCTCCACCCCATTTCTGCTATTTGGCCTTCTTGTTAAGGCTGCAGCTTCTGTGGGATGCCACTAG
- the LOC100255410 gene encoding low affinity inorganic phosphate transporter 8, translated as MADGSQAIFSALDNAKTQLYHFKAIVIAGMGFFTDAYDLFCITAVTKLIGRLYYYDPIKNEPGKLPTNVSNAITGVALCGTLAGQLFFGWLGDKLGRKHVYGITLVTMVGCAVASGLSFGSTAHSVIASLCFFRFWLGFGIGGDYPLSAVIMSEYANQKTRGAFIAAVFAMQGIGILVAGAVSMIVSKAFLVAYKAEVFSQNHVLSTQPQGDFVWRIVLMFGAVPAMLTYYWRMKMPETARFTALVKGNHEKAAVDMAKVLEQDIVVEESKPKIPVTPSPSYGLLSREFVKRHGLQLLGTTSTWFLLDIAFYSLQLTQKDIYPAIGLVPKASTMNAIEEVYKISKAMFLVALFATVPGYWFTVFLIDRIGRFIIQLGGFLLMSIFMAVIGFLYDDLRGDKKKCPKESTNEFCEGKPYLFAVLYGLTLFFANFGPNSTTFIVPAELFPARFRSTCHGISAAAGKAGAIIGAFLVQSYTQNVGDIKRAIVALSMVNLIGFFLSFLIPETKGKSLEQLSGEDQNGGDGEGGVKTDEKV; from the coding sequence ATGGCGGATGGAAGTCAAGCCATCTTCTCTGCTCTTGATAATGCCAAGACTCAACTCTACCATTTCAAGGCCATTGTCATAGCAGGGATGGGGTTCTTCACTGATGCTTATGATCTCTTTTGCATCACTGCTGTCACAAAGCTAATAGGCCGCCTGTATTACTATGATCCCATCAAGAATGAGCCAGGGAAATTGCCTACTAATGTGAGTAATGCCATTACTGGTGTGGCCTTATGTGGAACACTGGCTGGGCAACTCTTCTTTGGCTGGCTAGGTGACAAGCTTGGGAGGAAGCATGTCTATGGGATCACTCTTGTCACCATGGTGGGATGTGCTGTGGCATCAGGCCTTTCCTTTGGCTCCACAGCTCATAGCGTCATCGCTTCACTCTGCTTCTTCCGGTTCTGGCTGGGGTTTGGCATTGGAGGGGACTACCCCCTCTCTGCCGTCATCATGTCTGAGTATGCTAATCAAAAAACCCGAGGCGCTTTTATTGCTGCAGTGTTTGCAATGCAGGGGATAGGCATTTTGGTTGCAGGGGCTGTGTCCATGATTGTTTCCAAGGCCTTCTTGGTTGCTTACAAAGCTGAAGTGTTTTCCCAGAACCATGTCTTGTCTACTCAGCCACAAGGGGACTTTGTTTGGCGGATTGTCCTCATGTTTGGTGCTGTCCCTGCTATGCTGACCTACTACTGGCGGATGAAAATGCCGGAAACCGCCAGGTTCACAGCCTTGGTTAAGGGAAACCATGAGAAGGCAGCTGTAGATATGGCAAAAGTACTTGAACAGGACATAGTTGTAGAAGAATCAAAACCGAAAATTCCAGTAACTCCCAGCCCTTCATACGGGTTGTTGTCCAGGGAGTTTGTTAAGAGGCATGGTCTTCAGCTTCTAGGGACTACCAGCACCTGGTTCTTGTTGGATATCGCCTTCTACAGCCTTCAACTCACACAGAAAGACATCTACCCTGCAATAGGACTAGTACCAAAGGCCTCGACAATGAATGCAATAGAGGAGGTGTACAAAATCTCCAAGGCAATGTTCCTGGTTGCCCTCTTTGCAACTGTACCTGGGTACTGGTTCACTGTTTTCCTCATAGATAGGATTGGAAGATTCATAATCCAGCTAGGTGGGTTCCTCCTGATGTCCATTTTCATGGCGGTGATTGGATTTCTCTATGATGATCTCAGAGGAGATAAGAAAAAGTGCCCCAAGGAGTCAACCAATGAATTCTGTGAGGGTAAACCATACTTGTTTGCAGTTTTATATGGGCTCACCTTGTTCTTTGCCAACTTTGGACCAAACAGCACAACCTTCATTGTGCCAGCAGAGCTTTTCCCGGCCAGGTTCAGGTCGACGTGCCATGGTATCTCAGCTGCAGCAGGGAAAGCAGGGGCCATTATAGGGGCATTTCTGGTGCAGAGTTATACTCAGAATGTGGGTGATATCAAGAGGGCAATTGTGGCTTTGTCTATGGTGAATTTGATTGGGTTCTTCTTGTCTTTCTTGATTCCAGAAACAAAAGGCAAGTCACTAGAACAACTCTCTGGGGAGGACCAGAATGGAGGTGATGGTGAAGGAGGAGTCAAAACAGATGAAAAAGTTTAG
- the LOC104881082 gene encoding uncharacterized protein LOC104881082, with protein MCQVSENCDKKYNLTEKGWPNVTNSDVDTFCKGGCAEHTKAVLECIFLVKQDYEFADENTVPKINHTITKGCNDGGFPENATFPLPDNPNSAMRASGRAGFGIIFSVVSAVLMAYSHV; from the exons ATGTGTCAGGTATCAGAGAATTGCGACAAGAAGTATAATTTGACAGAAAAAGGGTGGCCAAATGTGACCAACTCCGATGTTGATACTTTCTGCAAAGGAGGATGTGCCGAACACACCAAGGCAGTACTGGAGTGCATTTTTCTGGTGAAGCAGGATTACGAGTTTGCAGATGAGAATACCGTGCCGAAGATCAATCACACTATTACAAAAGGATGCAATGATGGTG GTTTTCCTGAAAATGCTACCTTCCCACTTCCAGATAATCCAAACAGTGCCATGAGGGCGTCCGGCCGGGCCGGATTCGGCATCATCTTTTCGGTTGTTTCAGCAGTGTTGATGGCATACTCCCATGTCTGA
- the LOC100245108 gene encoding large ribosomal subunit protein uL10c, whose product MEATLFSFPSTKPPPPKTLTLTQSKTLTLTYPKSLNPYRRTSYSTTIRSAISRTKKEETVQTVKEQLENCHLLAAIKYNGFTVQQFQELRRSLPEKSKLIVAKNTLVYKAIEGTSWAALEPCMKGMNVFLFVHSEEIPAAIKPYRDFQKEKKLEGNDFTGAVFEGKFYGPDDFKALESMPTRAEIYAKLLGALQSPASALVGTLQAPARDLVMVLKAYVKKLEEEG is encoded by the coding sequence ATGGAAGCCACCCTCTTCTCCTTCCCCTCCACCAAGCCCCCTCCCCCCAAAACCTTAACGCTAACCCAATCTAAAACCCTGACCTTAACTTATCCTAAATCGCTAAACCCCTACAGAAGAACCTCCTATTCCACCACAATCCGCTCCGCCATCAGCCGCACCAAGAAGGAAGAAACAGTCCAAACCGTGAAAGAACAGCTCGAGAACTGCCACCTCCTTGCCGCCATCAAGTACAACGGCTTCACCGTCCAGCAGTTCCAGGAGCTCCGGCGGTCTCTGCCGGAGAAATCCAAGCTCATCGTTGCCAAGAACACCCTCGTCTACAAAGCCATCGAAGGCACCTCTTGGGCGGCTCTGGAGCCGTGTATGAAAGGCATGAACGTCTTCCTCTTCGTCCACAGCGAGGAAATTCCGGCTGCCATCAAGCCCTACCGGGACTTCCAGAAGGAGAAGAAGCTCGAGGGCAATGACTTCACCGGCGCCGTCTTCGAGGGCAAGTTTTACGGGCCGGACGATTTCAAGGCGCTTGAGAGTATGCCGACGAGGGCGGAGATATATGCGAAGTTGTTGGGGGCTTTGCAGAGTCCGGCGTCGGCATTGGTGGGGACGTTGCAAGCGCCGGCGAGGGACTTGGTGATGGTGTTGAAGGCGTATGTGAAGAAACTGGAGGAGGAAGGTTGA
- the LOC100243305 gene encoding leucine aminopeptidase, whose protein sequence is MAPLDPHSFTDSTHPFTTHVSLSLYFDFASSTIHASALLSFQNPHTGPISLDARTLTIVSVTDPVTLAPLPFSLSPPDPIKGCHLTVSLSNHSSILISYSTSPQSSALQWLTPPQTFNKTHPFVYTQCQSIHARSVFPCQDTPAVRIKYAARINIPRHLSAVMAARHVERRPPYPGEGWAEVSDSVWCAEGRVVEEFVMEQAVPPYLFAFAVGELGHREVGPRTRVYAEAVASLLDAAAREFAGTEEMIRQGERLFGEYEWERFDLLVLPPSFPYGGMENPRMVFLTPTVIKGDASGAQVVAHELAHSWTGNLITNKNNEHFWLNEGFTTYAERRIVEAVQGEDRAALNIGIGWRGLNEEMERFKDNMEITKLKTKQEGVDPDNVYSQVPYEKGFQFLWRIERQIGRPAFDEFLKKYIGTFKFQSIDTDMFLIFLKTNIPGIEKEIDLEMWTEGTGIPPDAYEPVSSIYTRIVSLANEFKLGRMPREDEVADWQGQEWELYLENLPKSVEASQILALDERYRLSESKDYEVKVAFLQLAILAGCKDYYNEVEKTLKEVGRMKYLRPLYTALVQGSGKDEQKIFAKGVFAEAREGYHPIAQGVVESILTKHL, encoded by the exons GCCCGTACTCTAACCATTGTCTCTGTCACCGACCCCGTAACCCTAGCTCCGctccccttctctctctccccgCCGGATCCAATCAAGGGCTGCCATCTCACTGTTTCTCTTTCTAACCACTCCTCGATCCTCATCTCCTACTCCACCAGCCCTCAATCTTCTGCTCTACAATGGCTGACGCCGCCTCAGACCTTCAACAAGACGCATCCATTTGTGTACACCCAGTGTCAGTCTATTCACGCCCGTTCGGTCTTCCCCTGCCAGGATACACCCGCGGTGAGGATCAAGTACGCGGCGCGGATCAATATCCCGCGCCATCTGTCTGCGGTGATGGCAGCGCGCCACGTGGAACGGCGGCCGCCGTACCCTGGGGAGGGGTGGGCGGAGGTGAGCGACTCGGTGTGGTGCGCGGAGGGGAGGGTGGTGGAGGAGTTTGTGATGGAGCAGGCGGTGCCGCCTTACCTATTTGCCTTCGCGGTTGGGGAGCTTGGGCACAGAGAGGTAGGACCGAGGACGAGGGTGTACGCTGAGGCAGTGGCCTCACTGTTGGACGCAGCAGCGCGGGAGTTCGCCGGGACGGAGGAGATGATAAGGCAGGGGGAGAGGTTGTTTGGGGAGTATGAATGGGAGAGGTTTGATTTGCTGGTTTTGCCTCCGAGCTTTCCTTATGGAGGTATGGAGAACCCAAGGATGGTGTTCTTGACCCCGACGGTGATCAAGGGGGATGCAAGTGGAGCACAAGTGGTGGCACATGAGCTTGCTCATAGCTGGACGGGGAATCTGATCACCAACAAGAATAATGAACATTTTTGGTTGAATGAG GGTTTTACAACTTATGCAGAGCGGAGAATTGTTGAGGCTGTGCAAGGGGAGGATAGGGCTGCTCTGAATATTGGAATTGGTTGGAGGGGATTGAATGAGGAAATGGAGCGATTCAAGGACAACATGGAGATCACGAAGCTCAAGACCAAGCAGGAAGGAGTCGACCCAGATAATGTATATTCTCAAGTTCCATATGAGAAAGGTTTCCAGTTTCTATGGCGCATTGAACGTCAG ATTGGAAGGCCTGCATTTGATGAATTCCTAAAGAAATATATTGGCACCTTCAAGTTCCAATCAATTGACACAGATATGTTTCTAATTTTCCTGAAAACGAATATCCCTGGAATAGAGAAAGAGATTGATTTAGAGATGTGGACTGAGGGTACTGGTATTCCCCCAGATGCTTATGAACCAGTTTCCAGCATCTATACAAGGATTGTGTCTCTGGCAAATGAGTTTAAGCTTGGTAGGATGCCAAGAGAGGATGAGGTTGCTGATTGGCAAGGTCAGGAATGGGAGCTCTACTTGGAGAACCTCCCAAAATCTGTAGAAGCTTCCCAG ATCTTAGCCTTAGATGAACGCTACAGGCTATCGGAGTCAAAGGATTATGAGGTGAAGGTGGCATTTCTCCAACTGGCCATCTTAGCTGGGTGCAAAGATTACTACAATGAGGTGGAGAAAACTTTGAAGGAAGTTGGTAGGATGAAGTATCTTCGTCCTCTCTATACTGCACTTGTACAAGGCagtggaaaggatgaacagaagATATTTGCTAAAGGGGTGTTTGCAGAGGCTCGAGAGGGTTATCACCCCATAGCTCAAGGTGTTGTTGAGTCCATCCTCACCAAGCACCTGTAG